The following are encoded together in the uncultured Sphaerochaeta sp. genome:
- a CDS encoding transaldolase family protein, translated as MDYFKRVAALTPTKFWVNNVSREEAQLGISAGASGCTQNPSYVWKMLNHPVEKEYATSLLRETMQESDDDNQVICTLQRKLIKGVSDIFMDVYNRTHGEAGYVSIQGDPIHEEDYQVILDEARLNREMNPNIMIKIPATESGLKALEILLSEGTPINATEVMGVDQVIALGEIYQRVFEQTGKRPVMYFSLITGIFNEWLRRDVQEKNIDINADVLHQAGMVIAKKVYQLNHDHNYKMGFISGGARTLDDFYEMVGGDVCVTMNWKGSCDELIKEDKPVISRLFNPVQPMVLDQLQNKLPQFNQAFQEGGLTVEEFEHYGPVMYFRDSFIRSWESAVELVASLR; from the coding sequence ATGGATTATTTTAAGCGTGTAGCAGCACTGACTCCTACAAAGTTCTGGGTAAATAATGTAAGCCGTGAGGAGGCTCAGCTGGGAATTTCTGCTGGTGCCTCAGGGTGCACGCAGAATCCTTCGTATGTCTGGAAGATGCTTAATCATCCAGTGGAGAAGGAGTATGCGACCAGTCTGCTTAGGGAGACAATGCAGGAGAGTGATGATGATAATCAGGTCATCTGCACACTCCAGCGAAAGTTGATCAAGGGAGTCTCTGATATTTTCATGGATGTGTACAACCGTACACATGGGGAGGCTGGGTATGTCAGTATCCAGGGTGATCCCATTCATGAAGAAGATTACCAGGTCATACTGGATGAAGCCCGCCTGAATCGGGAGATGAATCCCAATATCATGATCAAGATTCCTGCAACCGAGAGTGGTCTGAAAGCGTTGGAGATTCTTCTCTCTGAAGGAACTCCGATAAACGCCACAGAGGTGATGGGAGTCGATCAGGTGATTGCCTTGGGCGAGATCTACCAGCGTGTATTTGAGCAGACAGGAAAGAGACCAGTCATGTATTTCTCCCTGATCACCGGAATTTTCAACGAGTGGTTGAGAAGGGATGTACAGGAAAAGAATATCGACATCAACGCCGATGTGTTGCATCAGGCAGGAATGGTTATCGCAAAGAAGGTCTACCAGTTGAATCATGACCATAATTACAAGATGGGCTTCATCTCTGGGGGTGCACGTACCCTTGATGACTTCTACGAGATGGTTGGTGGGGATGTCTGTGTGACCATGAACTGGAAGGGCAGCTGTGATGAGCTTATCAAGGAAGATAAGCCGGTCATTTCCCGTCTTTTCAATCCTGTACAGCCAATGGTGCTTGACCAGTTGCAGAACAAGCTTCCCCAGTTTAACCAGGCTTTCCAGGAAGGCGGTTTGACTGTAGAGGAATTTGAACACTATGGACCTGTGATGTACTTCAGGGATAGTTTCATACGTTCTTGGGAGAGTGCCGTCGAATTGGTTGCCTCTCTACGATAA
- a CDS encoding aldolase/citrate lyase family protein, translating to MIKKNCNDAKEKLQVGKQVLAAWAQAASNITTEVLADAGMDVIVIDMEHSPVDLSTLVTQFQAMNGYPAVPFVRAPWNDFVTIKRILDAGAYGIIVPNVETVEEAKAAIAAVRYPLTGIRGVAGSTRAAHYGNDTLSYFTKANDLVMLFLMIESPKGMENLDEILKLDGFDGIMVGPVDLATNLGFLGNAQAPEAKAALAEVEAKTLASDKYLMALAPDWDAAERKFQQGVHIVTCMSDTLSLGALARSNVKKFKEAGF from the coding sequence ATGATCAAGAAGAACTGTAACGACGCAAAAGAAAAGCTTCAGGTAGGCAAGCAAGTGCTTGCCGCCTGGGCACAGGCTGCCAGTAACATCACAACTGAAGTATTGGCAGATGCAGGTATGGATGTAATTGTAATTGACATGGAGCACTCTCCGGTTGATCTTTCGACTTTGGTCACCCAGTTTCAGGCGATGAATGGCTATCCTGCTGTTCCGTTTGTACGGGCGCCCTGGAATGATTTTGTCACAATAAAGAGAATTCTCGATGCAGGTGCCTATGGAATTATTGTGCCCAACGTGGAGACGGTGGAAGAAGCAAAGGCAGCCATCGCAGCGGTTCGCTATCCCTTAACGGGTATCCGTGGTGTTGCTGGCAGTACACGTGCAGCACACTACGGAAATGATACGCTTTCCTACTTTACCAAAGCCAATGACCTGGTGATGTTGTTCCTGATGATTGAATCCCCCAAGGGAATGGAGAATCTTGATGAGATTCTCAAGCTTGATGGATTCGATGGGATCATGGTGGGGCCTGTGGACCTTGCAACCAATCTGGGCTTTCTCGGTAATGCCCAAGCCCCAGAGGCGAAGGCTGCCTTGGCTGAGGTTGAGGCAAAGACACTTGCCTCCGACAAGTACCTGATGGCCCTCGCGCCAGACTGGGATGCTGCAGAGAGAAAATTTCAGCAGGGTGTGCATATCGTGACCTGCATGTCAGACACGCTCTCCTTGGGAGCGTTGGCCAGAAGTAATGTGAAGAAGTTCAAGGAAGCAGGATTTTAA
- a CDS encoding tripartite tricarboxylate transporter permease, whose protein sequence is MDQILQILAGTTVVFQPLSLLYLSIGFFIGIIFGALPGLTSMLAIVLLLPMTYTMPMTYALIMCMGVYMSGIYSGSITAITINIPGAPSALMTCIEGHPMMQRGKGAKAIGHATIGSAIGGAIGALLLIFVSPLAVKLALKIRTPGKFSLILFALIVIVIVEKRRTKAILTMALGIMLSTVGMDPLKSVSRFTFGNPNLIEGIDLTTLIIGAFAISELFVQSTVNNEKYREMTSIANAVKFKRKEFFPSLHEMREIGWLTYVKSAFTGYIIGVLPGAGASMAGFVSYVEAKRVSKHPERFGGDAIDGLVAAETANNAMCGGALVPMLSLGIPGDGTTAIILGVLMVYGVVPGPDLLVKQMHVMAPMYMALFISAALLMPISLFLFGPYYLKIVRINRLVLYSTIALIAILGVFAATYSAFQMGVALAIGIVMYFLKKQGYPNVPFILAVILGPLCEQYLRTSLTLSSGNPMVFITNFDSLFFLLLTVAFAILLPRANRRAAELEKKNRAMDENK, encoded by the coding sequence ATGGATCAAATACTGCAAATTCTTGCAGGGACCACCGTGGTATTCCAGCCACTCTCCCTGTTGTATCTTTCCATAGGATTCTTTATCGGAATCATCTTCGGAGCTCTTCCAGGACTGACGTCCATGTTGGCAATTGTCCTGTTGCTCCCGATGACCTATACCATGCCGATGACCTATGCACTTATCATGTGTATGGGCGTGTATATGTCCGGTATCTATAGTGGGAGTATTACCGCTATTACCATCAATATTCCTGGAGCTCCTTCGGCATTGATGACCTGTATCGAGGGGCATCCCATGATGCAGAGAGGTAAGGGTGCGAAGGCAATAGGACACGCAACCATAGGTTCTGCAATTGGAGGAGCGATCGGAGCTTTGCTCCTGATCTTCGTCTCTCCTCTTGCGGTCAAGCTTGCGCTGAAGATTCGTACCCCAGGAAAGTTCTCCCTAATTCTCTTCGCGCTCATCGTAATCGTGATCGTTGAGAAGAGGCGGACGAAAGCCATTTTGACCATGGCCTTGGGAATCATGCTTTCCACTGTAGGTATGGACCCTCTCAAATCGGTTTCCCGGTTCACTTTTGGGAACCCGAACCTGATCGAGGGAATTGACCTTACCACCCTGATCATCGGTGCCTTTGCTATCAGTGAACTGTTTGTGCAGTCCACGGTAAACAACGAGAAGTATCGTGAAATGACCTCGATTGCAAATGCCGTCAAGTTCAAGCGAAAGGAGTTTTTCCCATCCTTGCATGAGATGAGGGAAATTGGGTGGCTTACCTACGTGAAGAGCGCTTTCACTGGGTACATCATTGGTGTGCTTCCAGGAGCTGGGGCTTCCATGGCTGGGTTTGTCTCCTATGTTGAGGCAAAGCGGGTCAGCAAGCATCCCGAGCGTTTTGGAGGAGATGCCATTGATGGTCTTGTTGCTGCTGAGACTGCAAACAATGCCATGTGTGGTGGTGCCTTGGTTCCCATGCTCTCCTTGGGTATCCCAGGTGACGGAACAACGGCAATCATCCTTGGTGTCTTGATGGTCTATGGAGTGGTTCCTGGTCCAGATTTGCTCGTGAAACAGATGCATGTCATGGCACCCATGTATATGGCGCTCTTTATCAGTGCAGCGCTATTGATGCCCATTTCCCTGTTTCTGTTTGGCCCCTATTACCTGAAGATTGTACGGATCAACCGCTTGGTGCTCTATAGTACCATTGCCTTGATAGCAATACTCGGAGTCTTTGCAGCAACCTACTCTGCGTTCCAGATGGGTGTGGCTTTGGCTATCGGTATTGTCATGTATTTCCTGAAAAAGCAGGGTTATCCCAATGTGCCGTTTATTTTGGCGGTTATCCTTGGGCCACTCTGTGAGCAGTACCTGAGGACGTCCCTGACACTTTCCAGTGGCAATCCGATGGTGTTTATTACCAATTTTGACAGCCTATTCTTCCTTCTTCTTACCGTTGCGTTTGCAATACTGCTCCCACGGGCAAACAGACGAGCAGCTGAGTTGGAGAAGAAAAATCGGGCAATGGATGAGAACAAATGA
- a CDS encoding tripartite tricarboxylate transporter TctB family protein — MKTIKPYLQGKVLVPLLMQIALIVYVISALQLAPPVVKGLLSESSFPFFIFLIATPAAIKQLYDGIKAVKKEIGEKAEVVHQKKSIKPLLTVLVMAVFVALFDILGFTVLAPLYVFAFMLIFDDKPQHIVRKIIYSLIIGVLVYIMYVIAFDIRFPQIWR; from the coding sequence ATGAAAACCATTAAGCCCTATCTGCAAGGCAAGGTACTAGTTCCCTTACTTATGCAGATCGCCCTTATCGTCTATGTGATAAGTGCCCTTCAGTTAGCTCCCCCTGTCGTAAAAGGATTGCTCTCTGAATCATCCTTCCCTTTCTTCATCTTCTTGATCGCCACCCCTGCAGCTATCAAACAGCTCTACGATGGCATTAAGGCAGTGAAAAAGGAGATTGGGGAGAAAGCTGAGGTAGTGCACCAGAAGAAGAGCATTAAACCGTTGCTTACCGTTCTCGTCATGGCTGTGTTCGTAGCCCTGTTCGATATACTTGGTTTCACGGTGCTTGCCCCTCTGTATGTGTTTGCATTCATGCTCATCTTTGATGATAAGCCACAGCACATTGTCCGCAAGATCATTTACTCCCTCATCATTGGAGTCCTCGTATACATCATGTATGTTATCGCCTTTGATATTCGATTCCCGCAGATCTGGAGGTAG
- a CDS encoding tripartite tricarboxylate transporter substrate binding protein, producing MTTKRVLVLLACLLLTTVALFAEGTKEEYPSKDVEFIVSSGAGGGTDAISRKVSQLAEKELGVAIYFVNKPGADDAVGPNLLMGAKANGYTIGNLNYGSIINAPFTGLIKGYDLAKLQIFALITQEPDAIMVGKNSPYKTFDALIAAAKANPGQIRVADQGIGSRVNLLALKIQDMYDVQFNLISYQSSAPQREAILNGEVDAAITSLGDFAPLLMSGDAVGIIEFSTKRNGGFPTVPTSKELGLDESLLSGSFLTVAAPAGTPEDAIAKLVSAFEAAATSKEFSDWAATVGVSPDFKSGAELKTFLDNKIAGETAALQALKDQGII from the coding sequence GTGCTTGTACTACTCGCTTGCCTGCTGCTCACAACAGTTGCTCTGTTTGCAGAAGGTACCAAAGAAGAATATCCGAGCAAGGATGTTGAGTTCATCGTAAGTTCTGGTGCTGGTGGCGGTACTGATGCAATCAGTCGTAAAGTTTCTCAGCTTGCAGAGAAAGAACTTGGTGTTGCAATCTACTTTGTCAACAAACCAGGTGCTGATGATGCAGTAGGCCCTAACTTGTTGATGGGTGCAAAAGCTAATGGCTACACCATTGGTAACCTCAACTATGGTTCGATCATCAATGCTCCTTTCACTGGTTTGATTAAGGGATATGATTTGGCAAAACTCCAGATCTTTGCTCTGATCACCCAGGAGCCCGATGCAATCATGGTTGGCAAGAATTCACCTTACAAGACTTTTGATGCCTTGATTGCTGCTGCAAAAGCAAATCCAGGACAGATTCGTGTTGCTGACCAGGGAATCGGCAGCCGTGTTAACCTGTTGGCTCTCAAGATTCAGGACATGTATGATGTACAGTTCAATTTGATCTCCTACCAGAGCTCTGCTCCGCAGCGTGAAGCAATCCTCAACGGGGAAGTTGATGCAGCGATTACCAGTCTTGGTGACTTTGCTCCTCTGCTCATGAGTGGAGATGCTGTAGGTATCATCGAGTTCAGCACCAAGCGCAATGGTGGATTCCCCACTGTTCCGACTTCAAAGGAACTCGGACTTGACGAGAGCCTGCTCTCTGGTTCATTCCTGACTGTTGCTGCTCCTGCTGGAACCCCTGAAGATGCAATTGCTAAACTCGTATCTGCTTTCGAAGCAGCTGCAACCAGCAAAGAGTTCAGCGATTGGGCTGCCACCGTTGGTGTCTCTCCTGACTTCAAGAGTGGTGCAGAGTTGAAGACCTTCCTCGACAACAAGATTGCCGGCGAAACTGCTGCTCTCCAGGCATTGAAGGATCAGGGAATTATCTAA